In Candidatus Binatia bacterium, one DNA window encodes the following:
- a CDS encoding YciI family protein produces MKYVLYYQSSPDVLEKAPLHAEAHRARWQEFSADGSLLMVGPFANPHEGAMAIFTTREAAERFAKDDPFVVNGVVSNWVVREWAEALSP; encoded by the coding sequence GTGAAATACGTACTCTACTATCAGTCGTCGCCCGATGTGCTGGAAAAGGCTCCGCTCCACGCGGAGGCGCATCGCGCCCGCTGGCAGGAGTTCAGCGCGGACGGGTCGCTGCTGATGGTCGGCCCCTTCGCGAATCCGCACGAAGGCGCGATGGCGATCTTCACGACGCGCGAAGCGGCGGAGCGATTTGCGAAGGACGATCCGTTCGTGGTCAACGGAGTCGTCTCGAACTGGGTCGTTCGGGAGTGGGCCGAGGCGCTGTCACCCTAA
- a CDS encoding helix-turn-helix domain-containing protein, which yields MKLESSHLLERSAEGTYAPETVAWAQLEPGNFEVHYGFVDASPLRLALRKFNVAFKGEAHVAKEKSVIGIVADPLTRARWFGTKMDASSIFSSSAFVELTTSGAGSFYSISIDRHSLAREFSRAPDALILLDDLQRARLSQDPVLASRLRTLMHNNFSMSRPLRHRSISGTLIPLLAAAMDRGDERIVESSKCLNRRLTAVRRCEAYMRDHVDATLTLLDLSHVSGMRSRSLINAFEAVTGYSPMDYLKRIRLNGVHRTLQRAHRDAIRIIDVATDWGFWHMGHFTTDYRMMFGETPSQTLVH from the coding sequence ATGAAATTGGAGTCTTCTCATCTTCTGGAGCGGTCGGCCGAGGGTACCTATGCGCCCGAAACGGTAGCGTGGGCACAGCTCGAGCCCGGAAACTTCGAAGTGCACTACGGCTTCGTCGACGCGAGCCCGTTGCGGCTTGCTCTGCGTAAGTTCAACGTCGCCTTCAAGGGTGAGGCGCACGTAGCAAAGGAAAAATCGGTGATCGGCATCGTCGCCGATCCACTTACCCGCGCTCGCTGGTTCGGAACAAAGATGGACGCGAGCAGCATCTTTTCGAGCTCCGCCTTCGTCGAGCTCACGACGTCAGGCGCCGGCTCGTTCTACTCGATCAGCATCGATCGGCACTCGCTGGCGAGGGAGTTCTCGCGCGCCCCGGATGCGCTCATCTTGCTCGATGACCTGCAGAGGGCGAGATTGTCGCAAGACCCCGTCCTCGCGAGCCGCCTGCGAACGCTGATGCATAACAACTTTTCGATGTCGCGACCGCTTCGGCACCGCAGCATCAGCGGCACGCTGATTCCGTTGCTGGCCGCCGCGATGGATCGCGGCGACGAACGCATCGTCGAGTCGTCCAAATGCCTCAACCGGCGCCTCACCGCGGTACGCCGGTGCGAGGCCTACATGCGTGATCACGTGGACGCAACGCTGACGCTGCTCGACTTGAGCCACGTCTCCGGCATGCGCTCGCGGTCGCTGATCAATGCTTTCGAGGCGGTGACCGGCTATAGCCCCATGGATTATCTCAAGCGCATTCGTCTCAACGGCGTCCACCGAACGCTCCAGCGCGCGCACCGCGACGCGATCCGGATCATCGACGTGGCGACCGACTGGGGCTTCTGGCACATGGGCCACTTCACAACGGATTACCGAATGATGTTCGGAGAGACTCCCTCGCAAACGCTCGTGCACTAG
- a CDS encoding neuromedin U, giving the protein MPLAATAAIVAQAPQATPTPGAADTGGFDASKLTPAQQEALRLAVIKTSQNPVGNITAFPFQNNFNYGVGPYTRLQYNLNVQPVVPIMLSPNMNLIARTIIPVLNQPSFAPPGVCASPIGCPSTFGLSDVQEQLFFAPKTKPGQLIWAVGPIFQFPTATPNTLGSGKWSAGPDAVALVMPGSWVMGALVTQLWSVAGLPNRPNVSSFLVQPFVNYNLKGGWAISSAPIITANWTLAQNKWTVPLGGGVSKTFKNDGQLMQLSVLYYTNVTRPLIAPQTTLRVSWSLLWPVKRGIDIQQLLQEAK; this is encoded by the coding sequence GTGCCTCTCGCCGCGACCGCGGCGATCGTCGCGCAAGCCCCACAAGCCACGCCGACTCCCGGCGCAGCAGATACGGGCGGATTCGACGCGAGCAAGCTGACGCCGGCACAGCAGGAAGCGCTCCGGCTCGCGGTCATCAAGACGTCGCAAAATCCGGTCGGTAACATCACGGCCTTCCCGTTTCAGAACAACTTCAACTACGGAGTCGGGCCCTACACGCGGTTGCAGTACAATCTCAACGTGCAGCCGGTCGTCCCGATTATGTTGAGCCCGAACATGAACCTGATCGCCCGAACGATCATCCCCGTCCTGAATCAGCCGTCGTTCGCTCCGCCGGGAGTGTGTGCTTCGCCCATCGGATGTCCCTCGACGTTCGGCCTGAGCGATGTGCAAGAGCAGTTGTTCTTTGCGCCCAAGACGAAGCCGGGTCAGCTCATCTGGGCGGTGGGGCCGATCTTTCAGTTTCCGACGGCGACGCCGAACACGCTGGGATCCGGCAAGTGGTCCGCGGGTCCCGATGCCGTCGCGCTGGTCATGCCCGGCAGCTGGGTGATGGGCGCGCTCGTGACCCAGCTGTGGTCCGTCGCCGGTCTGCCGAATCGGCCGAACGTGAGTTCTTTTCTTGTCCAGCCGTTCGTCAACTACAACCTAAAGGGCGGCTGGGCGATAAGCTCGGCGCCGATCATCACGGCGAACTGGACGCTAGCGCAGAACAAGTGGACGGTGCCGCTGGGCGGCGGCGTCTCCAAGACCTTCAAGAATGACGGCCAACTGATGCAGCTGAGCGTGCTGTACTACACGAACGTTACTCGTCCGCTTATTGCGCCGCAGACGACGCTACGGGTCTCGTGGAGCCTGCTCTGGCCCGTCAAGCGCGGCATCGACATCCAACAGCTTCTCCAAGAGGCAAAGTAA
- a CDS encoding NAD(P)/FAD-dependent oxidoreductase — MKYDAIVIGAGHNGLVTACYLARAGWRVLVLERRYIVGGACVSEEIFPGFKVSTAAYVNSLFRPEIIADLRLHEFGFEAIERNPASFSPFEDGRYLMLGAGVENDVAEIAKFSRRDAENYPKYEAMLERVASVVEPTLTRVPPNLVRPSLGQLLEAGKMGRALQRLGTSMGEAVEVLTGAARPILDRWFESEELKGTIATDAIIGAFMAPSMPGTAYVLFHHVMGETNGKRGVWSYVRGGMGGLTQSLAAAAAALGVEIRTDAEVARILTRDGRVTGVALEDGDEFRARRVASGVDCHVTFEKLLEPSELPSEFNAAVARISYSSASCKINVALERLPSFSALPGHEPGPQHFGTVHLCPDQDFIERAYDDAKYGGFSREPVVECTMPSSLDPTVAPPGKHLMSMFTQYAPYRLADGEWTDARRNEYADRCFDIVERYAPGFKDSVIDRQILTPVDLEETFGLTGGSIFQGAMPLHQLFAFRPVPGFASYTTPIRGLYLCGAAAHPGGGVMGAAGWNAARVMLRG; from the coding sequence GTGAAGTACGACGCGATCGTCATCGGCGCCGGCCACAACGGGCTGGTTACGGCGTGCTATCTCGCGCGCGCCGGATGGCGCGTGCTCGTACTCGAGCGGCGCTACATCGTGGGCGGCGCCTGCGTCAGCGAGGAGATCTTCCCCGGATTCAAGGTCTCGACCGCGGCATACGTCAATAGCCTGTTCCGCCCGGAGATCATCGCGGATCTGCGGCTGCACGAGTTCGGCTTCGAAGCGATCGAACGCAATCCGGCGTCGTTCTCGCCATTTGAGGACGGGCGCTATCTGATGCTCGGCGCCGGCGTCGAAAACGACGTCGCGGAGATCGCGAAGTTCAGCCGGCGCGACGCCGAGAACTACCCGAAATACGAGGCGATGCTGGAACGGGTGGCGTCGGTCGTCGAACCGACGCTGACGCGGGTGCCGCCGAACCTCGTTCGTCCGAGCCTCGGACAGCTGCTGGAAGCCGGCAAGATGGGCCGCGCGCTGCAACGCCTCGGCACGAGCATGGGCGAGGCCGTCGAGGTGCTCACCGGCGCGGCGCGGCCGATCCTCGATCGCTGGTTCGAGTCCGAAGAGCTCAAGGGGACAATCGCGACCGACGCGATCATCGGCGCCTTCATGGCGCCTTCGATGCCCGGAACGGCGTACGTCTTGTTCCATCACGTGATGGGCGAGACGAACGGAAAACGCGGTGTGTGGAGCTACGTGCGCGGAGGCATGGGCGGCCTCACGCAGTCGCTCGCGGCGGCGGCGGCGGCGCTCGGCGTCGAGATTCGCACCGACGCCGAGGTCGCGAGGATCCTGACGCGCGACGGACGCGTCACCGGCGTCGCGCTAGAAGACGGCGACGAATTCCGCGCGCGGCGCGTCGCCAGCGGCGTCGACTGCCACGTAACGTTCGAGAAGCTGCTCGAGCCGTCCGAATTACCGTCGGAATTCAACGCCGCGGTCGCCCGGATCTCCTACAGCAGCGCGTCGTGCAAGATTAACGTCGCGCTCGAGCGCCTACCCAGCTTCAGTGCGCTTCCCGGACACGAGCCGGGCCCGCAGCATTTCGGCACGGTGCACCTGTGCCCGGATCAGGACTTCATCGAACGCGCGTACGACGACGCGAAGTACGGCGGCTTCTCGCGCGAGCCGGTCGTCGAGTGCACGATGCCGTCGTCGCTCGATCCGACGGTCGCGCCGCCCGGCAAACACCTGATGTCGATGTTCACGCAGTACGCTCCGTATCGGCTGGCCGACGGCGAGTGGACCGACGCCCGGCGCAACGAGTACGCGGATCGCTGCTTCGACATCGTGGAACGGTACGCTCCGGGATTCAAGGACTCGGTGATCGACCGCCAGATCCTCACGCCGGTCGACTTGGAAGAGACGTTCGGCCTCACGGGCGGCAGCATTTTCCAGGGCGCGATGCCGCTGCACCAACTCTTCGCCTTTCGCCCCGTGCCGGGGTTTGCGAGCTACACGACGCCGATCCGCGGGCTCTATCTGTGCGGCGCGGCCGCGCATCCGGGAGGCGGCGTGATGGGCGCCGCCGGATGGAACGCCGCGCGGGTGATGCTGCGGGGCTAA